The DNA sequence tCTGGAAAAAAATAAGCGAACATCAACGTGGCGGGACCGTCATTGAATTGCAACATCGTCCGCGGTGCCCACTGAGACCCCCCATCGATCTTTTCCTCGGCCCTAGGCATTTGTGGTTAAGATGTCCCAGTAGTAAGGATATTTGTTTCTGTAGGGTTCAAAGTTGGATTGTTCCGAGTGAGGTAATTCTGCAGAATTTATGTATCTCGGTATCTCATCCGTATGTATGGACATAGGTTATGTATTAAATCCTGAGGATATCAAAGGATGAATCGGACTGTGGGAATCAACACCAAGAAGTTTCCCCCCTAGCATGGGCGCTTCGTCCAAGGTTAGGGCGGCTTTTTGGGGTCGTCAGCGGCCCACCCGACAATCAGCAACTCTGTCCCAATGGGGGTTAGAGCAATGCGGGGCCTATACCAGAAAGGTCTAGTGCTGTTTCATGATGAGGGCTTGTGAATGTGCAGGAGGGGAGTGGGACTGTTTCATGATTGGTTCAGAGACGGTAAAATGGTGAATGCTGTTTCCCTTGATAAAGCGGCAGGGATTCCATTACTttagtacggagtaccagcTCTGAAGTTACTATTACGGGATGTCAAATACTACTATTCTTGTCTTGTGTAGGGACCAGGTCAGTTCCCGTGATCCATTTTAATCTAGTCGCACGGCTTCAATAGGTAGGGGTTTCACTTGCCGCTCGTGTTATGACCGACGACCTTCAGTTGGCTTGACCATATTATCCCAAGGGTAAACGGTGGTCGGAGGTTGGGAGGATCTTCTATTGAGACATGAATAGCTGGCAGTTTTAGAAAGAGGCGGTGCAGGAATCCTGAGTGCTTAAGATTACGCGAATCATGGGACCGGGTCGCAAGGTAAAGGATACCTACCTAACCTTAGTTTAGGGTACCCTGTAGGTACGTAGGTACTCCTGCGAACCTACAGCAAGTCCAATCTATTTGCTTGTACTGCTATGGTATGAATGTATGTAATTGAATGACGGTACCTTAGGAGCCACGTGATCAACATTTTACAATTGACAAACAATCCTCCTTCACTGTTTGCCCTGTACCACTACTGCTATGACTAGTACTAAgtatattattattgttgtttattattatttcattattattaaaaCTACAGAGTAGTGTAAGACATCCTCGTTTTATGAAAGCCGATGTGCACTAGCAACGAACCATTGTGCGTAGAGAATGATAAGGCTAAACCATTATGGTCCGGAATGTAATCTAATGTAGGACAGTCGGTCGAATGTGAATGGCTGGATAGCCTTGAGATTGGGGAATTCCCTGACTTAGTATTGCGGAGAAGCGGCCTAAGGCCAAGTTTACCGTCCATCCATTCATTATTACAGGAAGTTTACCCGCCTTTCGGTCGGCGACAGTTTTAATAGCACGGAGGTCGTACCATGTCCACTTTCATACTCCCTCGCGCggccttttcctctctggTTCtcttctcgctttctttctttctttctttgtcttctctgacttactactagtagtgttcttctttctgaagAGTGGgattcttcttcgacttctaCCACCGTTCGAGGAGCAAAGAGAGCTGCTGGCCCAGCTTGATACTTTATCTGTCGTCTGTCACTTACTCAATAAcccacatcctcctccacttccactcCAGATACGCCCACCCTCGTGCGCAATTGGGGCACAGGAATTCAGCAGACTTATCTAAACTCCTTGGACCTTAGGTTTGTCTAGCTCCATGGCCTAATTTCCATGACCCCCTGAGCACTACACCAATGGCCGCTTGGTCGCAAACTCCGTCTCTGAATGGTCGTTCTAATTGATTGGTTTTGGCAGATCGCCGGTCCCCTACTCCACTAAACAACGAAGGCAATCACGCCTGTCTCCTAGCCCCCGGTAGCACCAATTCACCTGGTGACGAATTTCTGCGTTGGAAGCTGTCCGACCCTGAGCGTTTTATTATCGCCTCTTGTCTCCCCGCTCCACCTGGATTCCCTGATCACTTTCAAACAACATTTTCCTAAGACAGGATAACGCTCTCCCAGGGTAACAGCCGTTCTTGTACCCCGCCgttccttgtcatccttgACTGGTTTCCCGAGTCGCAATCCCTCGAGTCTCCTGGATCTCAAAAGCACTTGCTTGACCACACCAAATCCCAACGCTAGGACTAGTTTTAGTCCCCTTGTCGATCCCCTGTCGGCGCACAAGCACTACAAAGTCAGATTTGGCGGGGGAAAGTACAGACAAGGTCCAAAGATCCTTATCGTCTGATCTTACCGAACTTGCTATGCTTCTATAGTAAACTATACCAGCTATCAGAGACAAAAACAGTGAACATGTCTACAGATGACCCTTTCGCCTTCCTGGGTGAGACCAAAGCCACTCCCCAACGGAAaccgacgacgaagccccgATGGAGAGAAAAACTATTTTCGAAGGAGAAACAAAGCAAGGGCGCGGTTGATGGCAGTGGCAGGGGTGGGGGTGCGACCGACCAGCAGATCGAGTCGTTCCTGGCGCCCGTTCGTTCGAATACGGTATCGTATGGATCTCGCGGAGCTCACTCGACTGCTGGGGCTTCTCGAGGGCTTCCAACACCACGTTTAGATGTCTCACAACGGTggcaatcatcatcatcccaaGACGTCTCAGAAGCCTCTCCCATTGCGAAACCCGCTTCGGCTACCGATAGTTATCCATCTATGAGCTTTCCTAGGGCTCCCCCGAAAAACCCCGCTCGGAAAGGCCTACGAGTCAAGTTTACTGAGAGGGCGCCCGAGTTGATTGGTGAGGGTGGCGACGAATCGGAAACGCCCACGGTGGTGATATCCAAGAATCGCAAGTGTCAAAATAGTCAAGGTTCGGGCCAACCGGGAGATGCACTGGATTCTCGTCAGCCGACGCTCCCTCAGCTTCACCTTGATACCTCGTTGGGAGACGGGGTTGCATCCCGGCATCAGCGTACGAACACGCAAGACAATATCAACCCGGCTGTGACCAAGCCGTTATTTTTACAGAGCCCTCAGGATTCCGATTTTCTCATGACACTAAACATGGGCCAGGCCGGATCTCGCCTGTCATTCCGAGCATCGCCCGAATCCAGTACGTTTGCACAGCGAGTCCGGGATAGGATGCAGGCCGAGGAAGGTCGTGCTCTGCAACATCGTTACCAAGATCCCCCGTCACCGATCAATGACAATAAGGAAGGGCAAGGGCCGGTGCGGGTGGCCgcagcggcagcagcggTGCCCGATAGTCCAACCTCCGAGTATGAAACACCTCCGATCTCAGAAGACGAGGCCGAACCAGAAGCCAACCCTTTCCGAAATCCTGCCAGCCCACCGTCGCGAGGTCTAGTTTCTCCGCCCGTTGAGACTACGTTACCTTCTGGTCTTACACCGGCCAGCGCATCGATAAGCGCATCACCTCCAAAACCGCTGCCGCCTTCCAGGGATCCTGGCCTGGGTAGCCCAGGTAGCCCAGGTCGCCCGAGCAGTCGAGACAACCGTGACGCTCCACGAAACCCTCAGGTGCCGAAGGTGTCCTTACGATCTATCGCTAACCAGTTTGGTGAAGCTGCTTTTACGGACCTTAAGATGTTTGTGGCACAGCACGAAAGCCTCATTCGTCATGGtgcagagaggaagaagtcctTGATGGAGTATTCGCTCACAGAGTGGGTGAGGGCTGCTGTATGGTGGTTTATGCGCGGGAAGAAAACGCTTGAGGTGTACGCACGATCTCGCCCTTCGAGTTCCGGTTCTAGTCCGCAGCAATCTAGTTCTACAGAAACTGCGAAACAGGCTGTGGTTGATCTTGGTAAAGCATTGTGGATATGTGAGAACATTGTTCCTAAACATAACGAGTTGAGTCATTACGGCGCGATGAGTGTCGATGCCTTACTAGCGGTAGCAAACACAACAGGTGACAAACGCTTGGCTGATCTCCTGAGCTTGCACCAAACGACCTTAAACCACTTGCGCTCTTTGGCGATGTCTATCAAAAGGAACAATATTATTACCTCGATTGACGCCACAGGTGGCGCAGGAATTCAGGCCGACACCAGTATGTGGTTGAAATACCCTGCCTTTGCTCCCGATGTCTCCGCCATCCTTTCTGGCACTGCCACGAGGTCTATGTTGGTCGACCAATCTGGACAAGGGCCAAACCTGGCACAAATTATGCCACTCGGTGACACAAGTCGATATTTCAGCTACGGAAGTATGTTTGTGAAGGTTATGGTCAGCTCAAGTGAGGATGGTACTCACCATGACGAACCCCTGCCGTGTGTATTATCCATTATCCGTGACCGGGCCGACTGGTACGTATTCGCCTCTATTACCAGTCAGAATGAATTGGTCAATGTCATGATTCAGTCGGATAAGAAAAAGGGCCCTACATGGAACGATGTGCATTGGCGCGTGCGATCAAACTTCATGCAAGTGAAACTGCCCCGTGGGTTCCAGTTGGACGTTATGTTCCAAGAGGATGATTTCAAAAACCTGTGGAACATTGTACAATATACGCAGCAAACCGAAGCTAGTCTGCAGCCGAAATCCGATGAGACTACAATCTATGAAACCACTTTAAAGGTTTTCCAATATATGGATCCCAGCAAAAGCAAGGCGTTCCCTGCGGAGCCTGTTGAGCGCTGCCGTGTTCGGCTGTTTGAGCGCTCCATGACCGTGACCGAGGGCACTGGAAGCCGCGAAGTACACCAAGGCTACCGGATTGCAGTCCTCACAAGCCCTAAGGTCAAGACGCTCAGTAATGTAAGCCACATCATTGGTCATAATGCACCAATTGTGTTTGGTCTTCTCAGAGGCGAAGATGGGGCGCCGGCTCTCATGCTCAAGGCCAAACAAGATGGCAGGAGTCGGTCCATGCTAATGACGTTTCACGACGTCGAGGAGCGCAGTGCTCTGCATTCTCTGCTGCTCGGAATGACAaccaaagaaggagagattAAGACACCTGACATCCCTATCCGCGCTTACTCCATCGAACAGCCTGCCGATCGATTCAACGGTCAGCCGGAGACAACCCACTTACAATTTCCTGCTGGGAGTGTGTCGGTTATTGATCAGGAACACGCCTTTGTCGACCATCAATATGGCCCAACTATTCTCTCAGAACATTTACGAGCTTTCGTGGCGACAGAATGGGGATCTGTAACGGACCGTATCAACCTTGGTATGTCGCATGATCAGGTGCCACCGAGCTACTGCTAATTTTGTTGTTAGGTCCTGGCGAGTTGAAGTTGGGTTTGGACATCAACAACCGTACAGGCCTTAGTCTGTACCGGCCTGGACAACAGGATCTGACCGTTTCCATCGCCGAGAATCTCACCGCTCCTGAGATGCCGGACCGTTTGGCGGATTTCATGCAGATCGCGATGGTGAAGCCAATGGTCCGCCGGTTTGACTTTGCAACTGTCAAAGGTATTTCGTCTTGCTAAGCAGCGCTTGTCCGACCTAGTTACTGACTTTAGCAGACCTTCACAAGTTTGAGGCCGCGGTCACGGGCTTCAACGTGCTGTATGATGGGTATGATagatctttccttgttgccCAAGTCGCGCCAAAGACTAACGGAGACAGTATTGCTACTTCCTTCACGATATCACGACGTCGCATGGTGGTCCCGATTACGAAGAAGTGGGAATCGACTAGAGCCCGGATTCAAGTGGTTCAACATGACAAGGTGATACAATTGATAGCATTCTTGAATGACTTCCACCATGGAAAGTGCATGAACTTTGTACTAAAGGGCACCGATGTATACGAAAACTTCACCCGCTCGGGCAAGTTTTGCATTAAGCTGTGTGATGCTAAGTTTGCGCTACCCAAAACCGGCGATGATCCCACGTCTAGTTTCATCTGCTTGGATATGCCCGACTTCCCTAGcgagaatgatgatatttCGATTGGCTTCGACTCTGAAGCTGGTATGTTTGCCCCGCCCGACGTAATGGTAGGCTGCGCTAACACTTTCCAATCTAGACCGAGCCAATTTGCAAGCCGCTCTTCCAGGATCGTCTCGGGAACCCTCTCGGATGAGCTCTCTTCGGCGGTAAATCCGCGTCTACAAATAACACTGTATCTACGTGGCCACCATTGATGACTTGTATATATGAAATGAATATTACGCAATTGAACGGCGGACCCACGTGTCACGTGTCACGTGCCACATGCCACCCCCCTCTCTCCCAGTCTTTCCCCCACTTCTTCACGCGGCCGGTGTTGAATCCCCAGTTTCGGCCGGTgaccctcttttctctctactCTCCTAGCCATTCTCAGGTGCCGTACTGTACAATGGCTCCGACCAATGACAACATTGCCGCCGCTACGCATGCCTTGCATGCAGATGAGGCGCTGAACGTGGTCACCGATGTAGCCCCTCCGCTGCACCTTTCCACTACGTTCCGGTACCCTGATGATCCCGAGGACCTTGTGCCGGCAGCAGATCTCAGTGGTGTATGTTCCTTTGATTCTCGGCTATTCTATGCAATTCGTTGAGCCGGTCTGATAGCATCGCTTTAGTATGACCAGGACAAAACCAAGCATATCTACTCTCGTCTGAGCTCGCCCAATTTGAACCGATTCGAAGTCCTCCTGTCTTCACTTCTCCACGGCGAGGCGATCAGTTACTCGTCCGGACTATCGGCCTTGCATGCGGCACTCGTCCTCCTGAATCCCCGCCGAATCGCAGTTGGAAATGGATACCATGGATGTCACGGTGTTATTAAGCTCTTCGGCCGTCTTACCGGTCTTCAAAAGCTGGACCTCGACTGTCCCGCTGAGCAATTAGAGTCGGGAGATGCCATCCTTCTAGAGACCCCGGTCAACCCTGAGGGCACCGCTTTCAACATCGAAGAGTATGCCAAGAAAGCGCACTCGCGCGGAGCGTATCTTATTGTGGATAGCACCTTTGCTCCGCCGGGCCTTCAGGACCCGTTCCAATGGGGTGCAGACCTGGTCATGCATTCCGGTACCAAATACTTCGGCGGACACAGCGACCTTCTTTGTGGTGTTCTCGCTACACAGCGGAGTGATTGGGCGCGGCGGCTGTTCGAGGATCGGATGTTCCTAGGTAGTGTCATGGGCAATATGGAGAGCTGGCTGGGCACACGCAGTTTGCGGACCCTGGAGGTTCGCGTGCAGCGGCAGAGCCAGAATGCCACGAATCTGGTCACGTGGTTGCACAACGCACTGCAGGCGCAAAACCCAGCCCCTGACAGCGACGAGGCTGTGACTCAGGCTGCTCTGCAACAGGTGTACCATGCCAGCCTgcagaaagaggatgagtCATGGTTGCTCAAGCAAATGCCGAACGGGTTCGGACCGGTGTTTTCGATCAGCATGAAAAACGAAGACTATGCGCGTAAGCTCCCCAGTAAGCTCGCCTTCTTCCAGCATGCCACCAGCCTCGGAGGTGTAGAGACCCTGATTGAGTGGCGGACAATGAGTGATGCGACGGTGGATCGCCGATTGTTGCGGATCAGTGTAGGATTAGAGAATTGGGAAGACCTCCGGAGGGATCTGGTGAGCGCATTCCGGGCGTTGGTTCAGTAAGATTAGATTTACGACATGGTATGGACATATGATTTGATACGTCAATGGACAGTTTCCTTTTAGTTTTCTGCAGTAATGTACCGGAGGTGATCAAGTAGCTGATAAGCgatgatatcaacatcaaccccgcatttatatatattgatgGATTGGGTCTAGTCTCCGCCCCTCTTCATGAACCTCTCCAACTCATTCCTCCTCCGGCATCCTCACCTACAAAGACAAAATACATTCTATTCATTCGCACAaccaaaagaggaaagaaaacagaggaAAAAACCAGGAAGAGATGACAACCCCAACCTTCCAAATACACTACTTCTCATCCGCAACCACCTACACCGGCAAACAGACCGAACCCCTCCCCGCCCCACTACCCCTCAGCCAACTCTTCAATCTCCTGGAGTCCAAGTACCCAGGCATACAAGAGAAGGTGCTGAGTAGCTGTGGAGTGAGTATGGGAGAGGAGTATGTGG is a window from the Aspergillus oryzae RIB40 DNA, chromosome 6 genome containing:
- a CDS encoding uncharacterized protein (predicted protein), which produces MSTDDPFAFLGETKATPQRKPTTKPRWREKLFSKEKQSKGAVDGSGRGGGATDQQIESFLAPVRSNTVSYGSRGAHSTAGASRGLPTPRLDVSQRWQSSSSQDVSEASPIAKPASATDSYPSMSFPRAPPKNPARKGLRVKFTERAPELIGEGGDESETPTVVISKNRKCQNSQGSGQPGDALDSRQPTLPQLHLDTSLGDGVASRHQRTNTQDNINPAVTKPLFLQSPQDSDFLMTLNMGQAGSRLSFRASPESSTFAQRVRDRMQAEEGRALQHRYQDPPSPINDNKEGQGPVRVAAAAAAVPDSPTSEYETPPISEDEAEPEANPFRNPASPPSRGLVSPPVETTLPSGLTPASASISASPPKPLPPSRDPGLGSPGSPGRPSSRDNRDAPRNPQVPKVSLRSIANQFGEAAFTDLKMFVAQHESLIRHGAERKKSLMEYSLTEWVRAAVWWFMRGKKTLEVYARSRPSSSGSSPQQSSSTETAKQAVVDLGKALWICENIVPKHNELSHYGAMSVDALLAVANTTGDKRLADLLSLHQTTLNHLRSLAMSIKRNNIITSIDATGGAGIQADTSMWLKYPAFAPDVSAILSGTATRSMLVDQSGQGPNLAQIMPLGDTSRYFSYGSMFVKVMVSSSEDGTHHDEPLPCVLSIIRDRADWYVFASITSQNELVNVMIQSDKKKGPTWNDVHWRVRSNFMQVKLPRGFQLDVMFQEDDFKNLWNIVQYTQQTEASLQPKSDETTIYETTLKVFQYMDPSKSKAFPAEPVERCRVRLFERSMTVTEGTGSREVHQGYRIAVLTSPKVKTLSNVSHIIGHNAPIVFGLLRGEDGAPALMLKAKQDGRSRSMLMTFHDVEERSALHSLLLGMTTKEGEIKTPDIPIRAYSIEQPADRFNGQPETTHLQFPAGSVSVIDQEHAFVDHQYGPTILSEHLRAFVATEWGSVTDRINLGPGELKLGLDINNRTGLSLYRPGQQDLTVSIAENLTAPEMPDRLADFMQIAMVKPMVRRFDFATVKDLHKFEAAVTGFNVLYDGIATSFTISRRRMVVPITKKWESTRARIQVVQHDKVIQLIAFLNDFHHGKCMNFVLKGTDVYENFTRSGKFCIKLCDAKFALPKTGDDPTSSFICLDMPDFPSENDDISIGFDSEADRANLQAALPGSSREPSRMSSLRR
- a CDS encoding cystathionine gamma-synthase (cystathionine beta-lyases/cystathionine gamma-synthases) — its product is MAPTNDNIAAATHALHADEALNVVTDVAPPLHLSTTFRYPDDPEDLVPAADLSGYDQDKTKHIYSRLSSPNLNRFEVLLSSLLHGEAISYSSGLSALHAALVLLNPRRIAVGNGYHGCHGVIKLFGRLTGLQKLDLDCPAEQLESGDAILLETPVNPEGTAFNIEEYAKKAHSRGAYLIVDSTFAPPGLQDPFQWGADLVMHSGTKYFGGHSDLLCGVLATQRSDWARRLFEDRMFLGSVMGNMESWLGTRSLRTLEVRVQRQSQNATNLVTWLHNALQAQNPAPDSDEAVTQAALQQVYHASLQKEDESWLLKQMPNGFGPVFSISMKNEDYARKLPSKLAFFQHATSLGGVETLIEWRTMSDATVDRRLLRISVGLENWEDLRRDLVSAFRALVQ